The following DNA comes from Kitasatospora sp. NBC_01287.
TGCTGACCGCCGCGGTGCTCTACTTCTTCGTGGTGCTGCCGGTGGCCAGGGCCTCCGCCCGCTACCTGCCGAAGAAGCCGAAGGCCGCCAAGCGCCCGTGCCCCGAGTGCCTGACCGAGATACCTGAGGCGGCCAGCCGCTGCTCGGCCTGCACCGCGCCGGTCCAGCCGCTGGTCGCGGCCGGTATCGGCCCGCAGCGCTGAGGTCCGGGGTCACCTGTCAGGTACTGTAGGATGGATCGTCGGCTCACTCGTAGCGTGCTTCAGCACGCCCTCTTCCCTCACAGGGGCGGGGTGAACCCAGGTTCGCACGAGCGTGCCGCATACGGTAGCCGGTCCCGGAAGGTGGATCTCGTAGTTCATGGCAAAGAAGCAAGGCGCCATTGAGATCGAGGGCACCGTGATCGAGTCTCTCCCGAACGCGATGTTCAAGGTAGAGCTGCAGAACGGTCACAAGGTCCTCGCGCACATCAGCGGCAAGATGCGGATGCACTACATCCGAATCCTGCCGGATGACCGCGTCGTCGTGGAGCTGAGCCCCTACGACCTGACTCGCGGACGCATCGTCTACCGCTACAAGTAAACAGCTCCCCGCAAGATCTAGACCCGGAGAACCTGAATCATGAAGGTCAAGCCGAGCGTCAAGAAGATCTGCGACAAGTGCAAGGTGATCCGCCGCCACGGCCGGGTCATGGTGATCTGCGACAACCTGCGCCACAAGCAGCGCCAGGGCTGATCCTTCCGCATTTCTCGTAGTACCTTCGCGCGACGCGCACAACGTCATACACGGGCCGCCCGATCCGCCCCCAGTCAGTGGGGACGGACTGCCACCCCCGGTCAGAGGCCGGGGCTCTCTCTGTGCGAACAGACGGAGTGGCGGCGCGTAAGACCTCTGAAGAACCACAGGAGCCATGAATGGCACGCCTCGCCGGCGTTGATCTCCCCCGCGAGAAGCGGATCGAGATCGCCCTCACGTACGTCTACGGCATCGGCCGTACCCGCGCCCAGCAGACGCTGGCCGAGACTGGCGTGAACCCCGACATCCGCGTCCGCGACATCACCGAGGACGACCTCGTCAAGCTCGGCAAGTGGATCGAGGCCAACTACCGCGTCGAGGGTGACCTCCGTCGCGAGGTGGCCGCCGACATCCGCCGCAAGGTCGAGATCGGCTGCTACGAGGGTCTGCGTCACCGTCGCGGCCTGCCCGTCCGCGGTCAGCGCACCCACACCAACGCGCGTACCCGCAAGGGCCCGCGTCGCGCGATTGCCGGCAAGAAGAAGCCGGGCAAGAAGTAGTCCGCCCGTTAACCGGACATCCCTCCGGCCCGCGGGTTAGCGGACCGACCACCTCAGTAGGAGAAACAGACTTATGCCCCCCAAGGGTCGTCAGGCTGCCGGCGCGAAGAAGATCCGCCGCAAGGAAAAGAAGAACGTCGCTCACGGCCACGCGCACATCAAGAGCACGTTCAACAACACGATCGTCTCGATCACGGACCCCGCGGGCAACGTGATCTCGTGGGCGTCCGCGGGCCACGTGGGCTTCAAGGGCTCGCGCAAGTCCACCCCGTTCGCCGCGCAGATGGCCGCCGAGGCCGCCGCGCGCCGCGCGCAGGAGCACGGCATGCGCAAGGTCGACGTCTTCGTCAAGGGTCCGGGCTCGGGCCGCGAGACCGCGATCCGCTCGCTCCAGGCCACCGGCCTGGAGGTGGGTTCGATCCAGGACGTCACCCCCACCCCGCACAACGGCTGCCGTCCGCCGAAGCGCCGCCGCGTCTGACGCAGCGCCTTCGGGCACGCCTGCTCTGCACCACGTACGGGGTCCTTTCCAGGAGGGACCCCGTACGCTGGTTCTTGTTCGGCATCAAATAGTGGGTGCCGAGTACAACTGGAGGATCTGAAA
Coding sequences within:
- the infA gene encoding translation initiation factor IF-1 — its product is MAKKQGAIEIEGTVIESLPNAMFKVELQNGHKVLAHISGKMRMHYIRILPDDRVVVELSPYDLTRGRIVYRYK
- the rpmJ gene encoding 50S ribosomal protein L36: MKVKPSVKKICDKCKVIRRHGRVMVICDNLRHKQRQG
- the rpsM gene encoding 30S ribosomal protein S13 — protein: MARLAGVDLPREKRIEIALTYVYGIGRTRAQQTLAETGVNPDIRVRDITEDDLVKLGKWIEANYRVEGDLRREVAADIRRKVEIGCYEGLRHRRGLPVRGQRTHTNARTRKGPRRAIAGKKKPGKK
- the rpsK gene encoding 30S ribosomal protein S11, with translation MPPKGRQAAGAKKIRRKEKKNVAHGHAHIKSTFNNTIVSITDPAGNVISWASAGHVGFKGSRKSTPFAAQMAAEAAARRAQEHGMRKVDVFVKGPGSGRETAIRSLQATGLEVGSIQDVTPTPHNGCRPPKRRRV